From the Sebastes fasciatus isolate fSebFas1 chromosome 3, fSebFas1.pri, whole genome shotgun sequence genome, one window contains:
- the LOC141765116 gene encoding uncharacterized protein LOC141765116 has translation MNPHDWEAIQTLRRNLDPNHQNDVNNSMENASITNNEWDMRRNLDPNHYTDINNSMEKASRTNNEWDMRRNLDPNHQTDVNNRMENASRTDEWDMRRNLDPNHQTDVNNSMENASITNTEWDTFCKYLRHTVHEAKSSMGENVGWRGLSPPSRNFHIRRDSAVEDPDGDPLEIDEEDPELARKRKELREIEERIIFKRAAIALKTVEPFVKKTTAPDFPCNEQAASCEGATLKDRVNVILQQRHPASLLSKVRPPKEGMKSFSLLQDDHPLKLRVKALMKQRYSDPFVLPASREVPDVTPPPPSRNVTSPAKEEIGFNQGFQRFLSVLNKGVDMDFLSRIVTDDGVDLPLGEERLNIQPPAAENKSDPPFRREQSQQSNSGASLLGHSRTNSGDGKTDPPSQDRSLIERLSLPDDDEKKNDRGDHCFGSSSRSKSPLAVKKKKKKKKKEDVKPKVDEQHEQLQNILKTLGLSLEVEEMSKLADRTQERLYGKKHEDTGADSRGEQESRQSGSQRHYSNSSSSSSSSASSSSSRSTSRSFSRSPSRRRCSHSRDSRRRSVRSRSRDRSRDGPTCQDGNQDSKEAQRYRDEDGMDPKEISPYQHPYPPDQMYPHPHPAAFSAFPGYSLSQDSQYTAYHSGTHSAVMNSYWTHTQGAIPPSFYPSGCPYPQNIYHHFPGSVVAPNMVYPHHHSLDFNLLVNPDLSTSEGQIGSVSGPRCLQEISTKQPANDRCLQRLTTHKCLKRKGKLEKTQKNRRLRMRRKKKKAVPKQQKMAAKQSVNLVGKVEAPQLAEDNSEQSEEEKQPPTEEEIKANLRKTLEAFNQKVKQKVTQPDNSLT, from the exons ATGAATCCACACGACTGGGAGGCTATTCAAACACTCCGGAGAAACCTGGACCCAAATCACCAGAATGATGTTAATAACAGCATGGAGAATGCCTCAATAACTAATAATGAGTGGGATATGAGGAGAAACCTGGACCCAAATCACTACACTGACATTAATAACAGCATGGAGAAGGCCTCAAGAACTAATAATGAGTGGGATATGAGGAGAAATCTGGACCCAAATCACCAGACTGATGTTAATAACCGCATGGAAAATGCCTCAAGAactgatgagtgggatatgagGAGAAATCTGGACCCAAATCACCAGACTGACGTTAATAACAGCATGGAGAATGCCTCAATAACTAATACTGAGTGGGATACCTTCTGCAAATACTTAAGACACACTGTTCATGAAGCAAAAAGCAGCATGGGAGAGAATGTGGGATGGAGGGGACTCAGTCCTCCCTCTCGTAACTTTCACATTAGAAGGGACTCAGCAGTTGAGGACCCAGATGGAGACCCACTTGAAATAGATGAAGAGGATCCAGAGTTGGCAAGAAAGAGGAAAGAGCTCAGGGAGATAGAGGAGCGAATAATATTTAAAAGAGCTGCTATTGCTCTGAAAACAGTTGAACCGTTTGTGAAGAAGACAACAGCTCCAGACTTTCCCTGTAATGAACAAGCCGCTTCATGCGAAGGTGCAACTCTTAAAGACAGGGTGAATGTAATTTTGCAGCAACGACATCCTGCCAGCCTTCTGTCAAAG GTCCGGCCACCCAAAGAGGGAATGAAGTCTTTCAGCCTGCTGCAGGACGATCATCCCCTGAAGCTCAGAGTGAAGGCACTAATGAAGCAGAGATATAGTGATCCGTTTGTTTTGCCAGCAAGCAGAGAG GTCCCTGACGTCACACCGCCTCCTCCCAGCCGAAACGTTACTTCACCAGCCAAGGAGGAGATCGGCTTCAATCAGGGTTTCCAGCGCTTCCTCAGCGTGCTCAACAAAGGAGTGGACATGGACTTCCTCAGTAGGATCGTCACTGATGACGGTGTGGATCTTCCTTTAGGTGAGGAACGTCTGAACATTCAGCCCCCTGCCGCGGAGAACAAATCTGATCCACCCTTCAGGAGAGAACAGAGCCAGCAATCTAATAGTGGAGCCTCGCTGCTGGGCCACAGTCGGACCAACAGTGGAGACGGGAAGACTGACCCGCCCAGTCAAGACAGATCCCTCATTGAGAGGCTTTCACTACCTGATGATGACGAGAAGAAGAATGACAGAGGAGACCACTGTTTTGGCTCTAGTAGTCGATCTAAGTCTCCCTtggcagtgaagaagaagaagaagaagaagaagaaagaagacgtAAAACCAAAGGTGGATGAACAGCATGAACAGCTCCAGAACATTCTTAAAACTCTGGGGTTGAGCCTGGAAGTGGAAGAAATGAGCAAATTAGCAGACCGGACACAGGAGAGGCTGTATGGGAAGAAGCATGAAGACACAGGGGCTGACAGCAGAGGGGAGCAGGAGAGTCGGCAGAGTGGCTCTcaaagacattacagtaactcctcctcctcctcttcctcctctgcctcctcctcctcctcaaggTCGACCTCTAGAAGCTTTAGTCGCAGCCCCTCTCGCCGTCGGTGCTCCCACAGCAGAGACTCGAGACGAAGGTCTGTACGCAGCCGCTCGAGAGACAGAAGCAGAGATGGACCGACATGTCAAGACGGTAACCAGGACAGCAAAGAAGCACAGAGGTACAGGGACGAAGACGGAATGGACCCCAAAGAAATCTCTCCTTATCAACATCCATATCCACCAGACCAAATGTATCCCCATCCCCACCCTGCTGCTTTTTCTGCATTTCCAGGTTACAGTTTGTCCCAGGACTCACAGTACACTGCCTACCACAGTGGCACTCACAGCGCTGTTATGAATTCTTACTGGACACATACTCAGGGGGCCATTCCTCCCTCCTTTTACCCCAGCGGGTGCCCTTATCCACAAAACATCTACCATCACTTTCCTGGCTCTGTAGTGGCACCTAACATGGTTTACCCTCATCACCACTCTCTTGACTTTAACTTACTTGTGAATCCAGACCTGTCTACGAGTGAAGGCCAGATTGGTTCTGTGTCAGGCCCTCGCTGCCTGCAAGAGATCAGCACTAAGCAGCCAGCCAATGATCGCTGTCTACAGAGACTCACCACTCACAAATGCCTCAAGAGGAAGGGGAAGTTAGAAAAAACTCAAAAGAATAGGCGTTTACGTATGcgtaggaaaaagaaaaaagcggttcctaaacaacaaaaaatggcAGCAAAACAGAGTGTAAATTTGGTGGGGAAGGTGGAGGCCCCACAGCTCGCTGAAGACAACTCCGAGCAGTCAGAAGAGGAAAAACAGCCGCCAACAGAGGAGGAAATAAAGGCGAACCTGAGGAAAACG CTTGAAGCATTTAACCAGAAAGTGAAGCAAAAAGTCACACAGCCAGACAACTCCCTGACCTGA